A single window of Rickettsiella endosymbiont of Dermanyssus gallinae DNA harbors:
- the uvrB gene encoding excinuclease ABC subunit UvrB, protein MSKPFELVSDFKPAGDQPQAIKGLLEGLDAGLAHQTLLGVTGSGKTFSIAHVIQKIQRPAIILAPNKTLAAQLYGEMRSFFPNNAVEYFVSYYDYYQPEAYVPTTDTFIEKDAAINEHIEQMRLSATKSLLERRDVIIVATVSAIYGLGDPNTYINMMLHIRRGDKVDQRFILRRLAELQYIRNDTDFRRANYRVRGDVIDIYPAESAEEAVRIELFNDEIESLSYFDPLTGELLRRVPRLTIYPKTHYVTPRERILEAIECIKVELKERLAQLKLANKLVEYQRLEQRTRFDIEMLLELGYCNGIENYSRYLSARDPGQPPPTLLDYLPRDGLMVVDESHVTIPQLGAMYKGDRSRKETLVEYGFRLPSALDNRPLQFQEFTDFALQTIYVSATPSAYELEHSGAVVEQVVRPTGLVDPIIEVRPVGTQVDDLLSEIHKRVLLKERVLVTTLTKRLAEDLTEYLAEHDVKVRYLHSAIDTVERVEIIRDLRLGKFDVLVGINLLREGLDMPEVSLVAILDADKEGFLRSERSLIQTIGRAARHIHGRAILYADKITGSMERAIGETDRRREKQQAYNKKHHITPKGIAKAVHDILEGARSDVSTNKQHLLKVAEEQAHYAALPPEELVKKIKQLEREMLQYAKNMQFEDAAKVRDQLKLLKEKIIGID, encoded by the coding sequence ATGTCAAAACCCTTTGAATTAGTTTCGGATTTTAAACCTGCCGGCGATCAACCGCAGGCTATTAAAGGGTTACTAGAGGGATTAGATGCCGGTTTAGCGCATCAGACATTACTCGGTGTTACCGGTTCGGGTAAGACCTTTAGTATTGCGCATGTGATACAAAAAATACAAAGACCCGCCATTATTTTAGCGCCTAATAAAACATTAGCCGCACAATTATATGGGGAGATGCGCAGCTTCTTTCCTAATAATGCGGTGGAATATTTTGTTTCGTATTACGATTATTATCAGCCAGAAGCGTATGTGCCCACCACCGATACGTTTATAGAAAAAGATGCGGCCATTAATGAACATATAGAACAAATGCGTTTGTCAGCGACAAAATCGTTATTAGAGCGTCGCGACGTGATTATTGTGGCAACGGTTTCAGCTATCTATGGTTTAGGTGATCCGAATACGTATATCAATATGATGTTACATATTCGTCGCGGCGATAAAGTCGATCAACGTTTTATCTTGCGACGTTTAGCTGAATTACAATATATCCGAAATGATACTGATTTTCGTCGTGCTAATTATCGTGTACGTGGTGATGTTATCGATATCTACCCGGCAGAATCCGCTGAAGAAGCGGTACGTATTGAATTATTCAATGATGAAATTGAAAGCCTAAGTTATTTTGATCCGTTAACGGGTGAATTATTAAGGCGAGTGCCGCGTTTGACCATCTACCCAAAAACGCATTATGTGACACCACGGGAACGTATTCTAGAAGCTATAGAGTGCATTAAGGTAGAATTAAAAGAACGTTTAGCGCAACTCAAACTCGCTAATAAATTGGTGGAATACCAACGTTTAGAACAGCGTACCCGATTTGATATTGAGATGTTATTGGAGTTAGGTTATTGCAACGGCATTGAAAATTATTCGCGTTATTTATCCGCGCGTGATCCGGGTCAACCGCCGCCTACCTTACTGGATTATTTACCGCGTGATGGTTTGATGGTGGTGGATGAATCACATGTCACCATACCGCAGTTGGGTGCTATGTATAAAGGTGATCGTTCCCGTAAAGAAACCTTAGTGGAGTATGGATTTCGTTTACCTTCCGCCTTGGATAACCGACCGTTACAATTTCAAGAATTTACAGATTTCGCGTTACAAACGATTTATGTTTCTGCAACACCCAGCGCTTACGAGTTAGAACATTCAGGTGCGGTGGTTGAACAAGTCGTGCGCCCAACCGGTTTAGTCGATCCGATTATTGAAGTACGTCCTGTAGGCACGCAAGTGGATGATTTACTTTCTGAAATTCATAAGCGTGTTTTATTAAAAGAACGCGTCTTAGTGACCACGCTGACCAAGCGATTAGCCGAAGACTTAACCGAATATCTTGCGGAACATGATGTAAAAGTACGTTATCTACATTCTGCTATTGATACCGTTGAACGGGTAGAAATTATTCGTGATTTGCGTTTAGGTAAATTTGATGTGTTGGTAGGGATTAATTTACTGCGCGAAGGTTTAGATATGCCAGAGGTTTCTTTGGTCGCTATTTTGGATGCCGATAAAGAAGGTTTTTTACGTTCAGAACGTTCACTGATACAGACGATTGGCCGTGCAGCGCGCCATATCCATGGTCGTGCTATTCTTTATGCCGATAAAATAACCGGTTCTATGGAACGGGCGATAGGGGAGACCGATAGACGCCGTGAGAAGCAACAAGCCTATAATAAAAAGCACCATATTACGCCCAAAGGGATTGCTAAAGCGGTGCATGACATTTTAGAAGGTGCGCGATCCGATGTTTCAACCAACAAACAACATCTTCTTAAAGTTGCTGAAGAGCAAGCCCACTATGCCGCTTTACCCCCCGAAGAATTAGTAAAAAAAATCAAGCAGTTAGAACGAGAAATGTTGCAATACGCCAAAAATATGCAATTTGAAGATGCCGCAAAAGTAAGAGATCAATTAAAACTTTTAAAAGAAAAAATAATAGGTATTGATTAA
- a CDS encoding pyridoxal phosphate-dependent aminotransferase: MKITLSRRVAQIKPSPTLSLSAAANRLKASGRPIINLTVGEPDFDTPEFIKQAAHQALDQGCTKYTAVDGIASLKQAIIDKFKQENKLSYEANQIIVSSGAKQCIYNLMQALLNPGDEVIIPAPYWVSYPDMALMAEAKPVFISTTIEQHLKITATQLAQAITPKTRLLIINSPSNPSGMVYTREELTELAAVLLKNPQVFILTDDIYEHIYWGEQAFENIVNVCPELYERTIVLNGCSKAYAMTGWRIGYAAGAKEIIQAMTNIQSQSTSNPNSIAQVAAKAALTGNQDCVREMNKVYQQRHQFFSEGLNDIPGVNCLAAMGAFYCFPSFSHFIGEGKAFNSDYELADYLLNKADIATVPGSAFGAPGHLRLSFATDEINLKNALVKLKEALNAFK; encoded by the coding sequence ATGAAAATAACACTTTCGCGCCGTGTTGCGCAAATAAAGCCCTCGCCTACTTTAAGTCTTTCCGCGGCGGCTAATCGTCTAAAGGCTTCCGGAAGACCTATTATCAACCTCACGGTGGGTGAACCTGACTTCGATACACCTGAATTTATTAAGCAAGCCGCCCATCAGGCGCTTGATCAAGGCTGTACTAAGTACACCGCAGTCGATGGCATCGCCAGTCTAAAACAAGCGATCATTGATAAATTTAAGCAAGAAAATAAATTAAGCTATGAAGCGAATCAAATTATTGTTTCTAGCGGTGCTAAACAATGTATTTACAACCTCATGCAAGCGCTATTAAACCCAGGTGATGAGGTTATTATCCCTGCGCCGTATTGGGTTTCTTATCCTGATATGGCCCTGATGGCTGAAGCAAAACCAGTTTTTATATCCACCACTATCGAACAGCATTTAAAAATTACGGCAACGCAGCTTGCGCAAGCCATCACGCCGAAAACGCGACTATTGATTATCAACAGCCCCTCAAATCCAAGTGGCATGGTCTATACGCGTGAGGAACTCACTGAGCTTGCGGCGGTCTTATTAAAAAACCCACAGGTTTTTATTCTAACCGATGATATCTATGAACATATCTATTGGGGAGAACAAGCATTTGAAAATATAGTGAATGTATGTCCTGAACTTTATGAGCGAACCATTGTATTAAATGGCTGTTCAAAAGCGTATGCGATGACGGGCTGGCGAATCGGCTATGCCGCAGGCGCTAAAGAAATCATCCAGGCCATGACAAATATACAATCTCAAAGCACTTCAAACCCTAACTCCATTGCCCAAGTTGCCGCAAAAGCCGCATTAACGGGTAATCAAGATTGTGTACGCGAAATGAATAAGGTTTACCAGCAAAGACATCAGTTTTTTTCTGAAGGGCTTAATGATATTCCGGGTGTAAACTGCTTAGCGGCGATGGGCGCCTTTTATTGCTTCCCTTCCTTCAGTCATTTTATTGGCGAAGGCAAAGCATTTAATTCTGACTACGAACTAGCGGATTATTTGCTTAATAAAGCGGATATCGCCACTGTCCCAGGCTCCGCCTTTGGCGCGCCGGGACATTTACGACTTTCTTTTGCTACCGATGAGATTAATCTAAAAAATGCATTGGTTAAATTAAAAGAAGCATTGAACGCCTTCAAATAA
- the rpmE gene encoding 50S ribosomal protein L31 produces MQQDIHPGYEVVTVTCSCGNSFKTRSTLGDANLSIEVCAKCHPFYTGKQKIVDSSGRIDKFKQKYGNRSSKASSAKSSDTAEVA; encoded by the coding sequence ATGCAACAAGATATCCATCCAGGTTATGAAGTGGTTACGGTAACGTGTAGCTGTGGCAATAGCTTTAAAACTCGCTCCACCTTAGGCGATGCAAATCTTTCTATAGAGGTTTGTGCGAAATGCCATCCTTTTTATACGGGTAAGCAAAAGATCGTTGACTCCAGTGGACGTATTGATAAATTTAAACAGAAGTACGGCAATCGTTCCTCTAAAGCGTCTTCTGCTAAGTCCAGTGATACAGCAGAAGTTGCTTAA
- a CDS encoding acyloxyacyl hydrolase: MIKTSLYTNKKLRLCGLILSLIFVYFYPKKAFAFKPGLSLSYGTGKPDHVNGYRIALQDFWPFVGFPESALNFTGYWDLSLANWANHPPLANQPRHISIIAASPVIRLQTRKYCFLYAQPYLELGIGASLLSNNHFGHRNLGGQFAFQDLLGIGLRWKASQVWSLSYHYVHYSNAHLLPPNQGIDVKHLFSLGYEFN, from the coding sequence TTGATAAAAACAAGCTTGTATACAAATAAAAAACTCCGCCTTTGCGGCTTAATCCTCAGCCTTATTTTTGTTTATTTTTACCCTAAAAAAGCCTTTGCCTTCAAACCCGGATTAAGCCTTTCTTATGGAACAGGGAAACCTGACCATGTAAACGGCTATAGAATAGCGCTACAAGATTTTTGGCCCTTTGTAGGGTTTCCAGAATCAGCCCTCAACTTTACCGGCTACTGGGATTTGAGCTTGGCCAATTGGGCAAACCACCCGCCGCTAGCGAATCAACCGCGCCATATTTCCATTATCGCCGCCTCACCGGTCATCCGATTACAAACTCGAAAATATTGCTTTCTATATGCCCAACCCTATTTAGAGTTGGGGATAGGGGCTAGCCTATTGTCCAATAATCACTTCGGACATCGAAACCTAGGCGGTCAATTTGCCTTCCAGGACTTACTTGGCATAGGATTACGCTGGAAAGCAAGCCAAGTCTGGTCATTAAGCTACCACTATGTACACTATTCAAATGCACATCTACTACCGCCCAATCAAGGTATAGACGTAAAACATTTATTCAGTTTAGGGTATGAATTTAATTAA
- a CDS encoding MFS transporter — translation MMTEDLLKMFSIGGVAFGNLVAFYYYAYTPMQLPVGIMMDRFGPRKLLVFASLVCALGTYLFAHHYLPTAQVGRFLVGFGSAFAFVGVLKLASLWFPPSRFAFIAGMATSLGMIGAMIGDITLSKLVVSIGSNTTLYLAAVVGVVLTVAMWLVIPETKAVKTAAASASSKLSYREFFQAVFKLCKNPQMWLIGVIGSLLYLSLSGFAEVWGIPYLIRVYGLSNVSAATAISFVFLGWAIGSPLVGWISDKMGNRRYPIILGALLGSILFSLIIYFPSMSTHYLKLLLFTFGVCSSTQIIVFPIARELNVVALAGTAIAVINSLVMLSGALSQPLIGKVLDVLTGVHVKGNLMAFSTTSFQHALSIIPIAFVLAAVLTLFVKETRGTIAK, via the coding sequence GTGATGACGGAAGATTTGCTAAAAATGTTTAGTATCGGTGGGGTTGCCTTTGGTAACTTAGTGGCCTTCTACTATTACGCTTATACACCGATGCAATTGCCCGTCGGGATTATGATGGACCGATTCGGTCCGCGTAAATTGTTGGTATTTGCATCCTTAGTCTGTGCCTTGGGTACTTATTTATTTGCTCACCATTATTTGCCTACGGCACAAGTCGGTCGTTTTTTAGTCGGATTTGGTTCTGCGTTTGCCTTTGTAGGTGTTCTAAAACTCGCTTCCCTTTGGTTCCCCCCCTCGCGTTTTGCTTTCATTGCCGGTATGGCTACCTCACTCGGTATGATTGGGGCGATGATCGGTGATATCACATTATCAAAGCTAGTCGTTTCTATAGGTTCTAACACCACACTCTATCTTGCCGCTGTGGTCGGTGTGGTTTTAACTGTCGCCATGTGGCTGGTAATTCCAGAAACGAAAGCCGTTAAAACAGCCGCGGCGTCTGCATCATCTAAATTAAGCTATAGAGAATTTTTTCAGGCGGTTTTTAAGCTCTGTAAAAATCCGCAAATGTGGTTGATTGGTGTAATAGGAAGTCTTTTATATTTATCACTTTCTGGGTTTGCAGAAGTTTGGGGTATACCTTATTTGATACGCGTGTACGGCTTATCAAACGTCTCGGCAGCAACGGCTATTTCCTTTGTATTTCTAGGTTGGGCGATAGGGAGTCCGCTGGTGGGTTGGATCTCAGATAAAATGGGTAATCGACGTTATCCGATTATTCTAGGTGCTTTATTAGGCTCGATATTGTTTTCTTTGATTATTTATTTCCCTAGTATGTCCACCCATTACCTGAAACTATTACTTTTTACGTTTGGTGTGTGTAGTTCAACGCAGATTATTGTTTTTCCGATTGCAAGAGAACTTAACGTAGTGGCTTTGGCGGGAACAGCGATTGCGGTGATTAATTCTTTAGTCATGTTAAGCGGCGCATTATCACAGCCTTTGATAGGAAAAGTGTTGGATGTTTTAACCGGCGTGCATGTAAAAGGCAATTTAATGGCATTTTCAACGACAAGCTTTCAGCATGCGCTGAGTATTATTCCTATTGCATTTGTTCTTGCAGCAGTACTGACACTTTTTGTCAAAGAGACACGCGGTACTATCGCCAAATGA